The following are from one region of the Methylophilus sp. DW102 genome:
- the uvrB gene encoding excinuclease ABC subunit UvrB encodes MIVTFPGSKYELHQPFPPAGDQPQAIEKLTQGIHDGLKFQTLLGVTGSGKTYTMANVIARTGKPAIVMAPNKTLAAQLYSEFREFFPNNAVEYFVSYYDYYQPEAYVPSRDLFIEKDSSINEHIEQMRLSATKALLEREDAVIVATVSAIYGIGDPGEYHGMVLHIHQGKKIAQKDIVAHLIAMQYDRNDFDFSRGCFRVRGDIIDVFPSENSETAVRINLFDDEIDTIQLFDPLTGQIFNKIHNFRIFPSSHYVTAREATVRAMETIKEELRQRVSFFLSENKLVEAQRIEQRTRFDLEMLNEIGFCKGIENYSRHLTGRNPGDPPPTLIDYLPAEALMIIDESHVTVPQIGGMYLGDRSRKANLVDYGWRLPSAMDNRPLKFEEFERIMRQCVFVSATPANYEKEHQQQVVEMIARPTGLVDPEITVKPADTQVDDLLGEIKRCVAVGERVLATTLTKRMAEDLTDYLSEHGVKVRYLHSDIDTVERVEIIRDLRLGEFDVLVGINLLREGLDIPEVSLVAVLDADKEGFLRSERSLIQTAGRAARNLNGRVIFYANSITRSMKLAMDEGDRRRKIQLAFNAEHGITPKGVTKRIKDIIDGVYDKDEAQRERKAAQEQASYESMSEKMLTKEIKRIEKAMHDAAKNLEFEKAAQFRDQLKKLKLQAFGAEVEDLK; translated from the coding sequence GTGATCGTTACTTTCCCCGGTAGTAAATATGAATTACACCAGCCCTTTCCGCCGGCTGGGGATCAACCACAGGCAATTGAAAAATTGACGCAGGGGATTCATGACGGCCTCAAGTTTCAAACCTTGCTGGGGGTGACAGGCTCTGGCAAGACCTACACCATGGCGAACGTGATTGCGCGCACCGGCAAACCGGCGATTGTCATGGCACCGAATAAAACCTTGGCTGCACAGCTTTATAGCGAGTTCCGCGAGTTTTTCCCCAATAATGCCGTCGAGTATTTCGTCAGCTATTACGATTATTACCAGCCGGAAGCCTACGTGCCTTCGCGCGACCTGTTTATCGAAAAAGACTCCAGCATCAACGAACACATTGAGCAGATGCGTTTGTCAGCGACCAAAGCCTTGCTCGAGCGCGAAGATGCAGTGATTGTGGCTACTGTTTCGGCCATTTACGGTATTGGTGATCCAGGCGAATACCATGGCATGGTGTTGCATATTCATCAGGGCAAAAAGATTGCACAAAAGGACATTGTTGCGCACCTGATTGCCATGCAGTATGACCGCAACGACTTTGACTTTAGCCGGGGCTGCTTCCGTGTCCGGGGCGACATTATTGACGTATTCCCTTCAGAGAACAGTGAAACGGCGGTCAGAATCAATCTGTTTGATGACGAGATTGATACCATTCAGTTGTTTGATCCGCTGACGGGCCAGATTTTTAACAAGATACACAATTTCCGTATTTTCCCGTCCAGCCATTATGTGACCGCGCGTGAAGCGACGGTAAGGGCCATGGAAACCATCAAGGAAGAACTGCGTCAGCGCGTCAGTTTTTTCCTGAGTGAAAACAAGCTGGTAGAAGCGCAGCGCATCGAACAGCGCACGCGTTTTGACCTCGAAATGCTTAACGAAATCGGCTTTTGCAAAGGCATTGAAAATTACAGCCGTCATTTGACGGGCCGCAACCCCGGCGACCCGCCGCCGACGCTGATTGATTACCTGCCCGCTGAAGCGCTGATGATCATAGACGAGAGCCATGTGACCGTGCCGCAAATTGGGGGCATGTATCTGGGTGATCGCTCACGCAAGGCTAACCTGGTGGATTATGGCTGGCGCCTGCCCTCGGCCATGGATAATCGTCCGCTCAAGTTTGAAGAGTTTGAGCGTATTATGCGGCAATGCGTATTTGTCTCGGCCACGCCTGCCAATTACGAAAAAGAGCATCAGCAGCAAGTGGTGGAAATGATTGCTCGGCCAACCGGACTGGTAGACCCTGAAATTACCGTCAAACCTGCCGATACTCAGGTAGATGATCTGCTCGGCGAGATCAAACGCTGTGTCGCCGTGGGCGAACGCGTGCTAGCAACAACCCTGACCAAGCGCATGGCTGAAGACCTGACGGATTACCTGAGCGAACATGGCGTCAAGGTCCGCTATTTGCATAGCGATATTGATACGGTGGAACGCGTGGAGATCATCCGTGACTTGCGCCTGGGTGAGTTTGATGTGCTGGTCGGCATTAACCTGCTACGTGAAGGCCTGGACATCCCCGAGGTGTCGCTGGTGGCCGTGCTGGATGCCGATAAAGAGGGCTTTTTGCGCTCTGAGCGGTCATTGATTCAAACGGCGGGCCGTGCGGCGCGTAATTTGAATGGGCGCGTCATTTTTTATGCCAATAGCATCACACGCAGCATGAAGCTGGCGATGGATGAAGGGGACCGCCGCCGCAAGATTCAATTGGCGTTTAACGCCGAGCATGGCATTACGCCCAAAGGCGTCACCAAGCGCATTAAAGACATCATTGATGGCGTCTATGACAAGGATGAGGCCCAGCGTGAACGCAAGGCTGCGCAGGAACAGGCCAGCTATGAAAGCATGAGCGAAAAAATGCTGACTAAGGAAATCAAGCGCATTGAAAAAGCCATGCACGACGCGGCCAAAAACCTTGAGTTCGAAAAGGCGGCCCAATTCAGGGATCAACTCAAAAAACTCAAGTTACAGGCCTTTGGTGCCGAAGTAGAAGATTTGAAATGA
- a CDS encoding tetratricopeptide repeat-containing serine protease family protein, translated as MKFLLIAILALGTPAAQAYNQQALMEAYFGVVMIRGYNQEGGMAYGSGVVVSDNSVVTNCHVLRATKQPWVSRGEDSYPITSVRADAWHDLCLVTTSNMPFKPVPRGNSLALSRGQEITAIGHSNGVPAPITSIGEIQGLYPTPAGNMIRSSAKFLMGASGSGLFDMDGKLVGINTFKTAGNGGSIHFALPVEWLETLEKMPASNVFPVSGKALWEEDEDKKPYYMRAAVPESRQDWPALAQVSQLWTQQETSSPDAWFSLGLAEMSLKHFDVAASAFSQAVKLDKQFVEAWFRRGEMAQKLGDQHTVHEIEGQLQQIDPTLVPVYHAYLGCGKQC; from the coding sequence GTGAAATTCCTTTTAATAGCCATTCTGGCACTCGGTACACCAGCGGCGCAAGCCTACAATCAGCAAGCCCTGATGGAAGCTTACTTTGGTGTGGTGATGATCCGCGGCTACAACCAGGAAGGTGGCATGGCCTATGGTTCCGGCGTGGTGGTCAGCGACAATTCAGTGGTCACCAATTGCCATGTCTTGCGCGCAACCAAACAGCCCTGGGTCTCCCGTGGCGAAGACAGCTACCCAATCACCAGCGTACGCGCAGATGCCTGGCATGATTTGTGTCTGGTGACCACTAGCAATATGCCCTTCAAGCCAGTCCCGCGCGGCAACAGCCTGGCCTTGAGTCGCGGCCAGGAAATCACCGCGATTGGACACTCAAATGGTGTGCCTGCGCCGATCACTTCTATTGGTGAAATTCAGGGTTTGTATCCTACGCCTGCCGGCAATATGATCCGCAGCAGCGCCAAGTTCCTCATGGGAGCCAGCGGCAGCGGCTTGTTTGACATGGATGGCAAACTGGTGGGCATCAATACCTTTAAAACGGCAGGCAATGGTGGCAGCATTCACTTTGCATTGCCCGTCGAGTGGCTGGAGACCCTGGAGAAAATGCCAGCCAGTAACGTCTTTCCAGTGTCAGGCAAAGCATTGTGGGAGGAAGACGAAGACAAAAAACCCTACTATATGCGTGCTGCCGTGCCCGAATCCCGTCAAGATTGGCCCGCACTGGCGCAAGTCAGCCAGCTTTGGACCCAGCAAGAAACAAGTAGTCCAGATGCCTGGTTTAGTCTGGGGCTGGCAGAAATGTCACTCAAGCACTTTGATGTCGCCGCCTCCGCCTTTAGCCAAGCCGTCAAACTGGACAAACAGTTTGTTGAGGCCTGGTTTAGACGTGGTGAAATGGCCCAGAAACTGGGCGACCAACACACCGTGCATGAGATTGAGGGCCAGTTACAACAAATAGATCCCACCCTGGTGCCTGTCTACCATGCTTATCTCGGCTGCGGCAAACAATGTTAA
- a CDS encoding pyridoxal phosphate-dependent aminotransferase: MNQAAANVLSARVLSIKESPTLAITAKAAKYKSEGRPIIGLAAGEPDFDTPQHIKDAAKAAIDAGYTKYTPVSGIPALKKAIVNKFKNENGFDYAANEVIVGVGGKQTIFNLCLAVLNPGDEVIVPAPYWVSYADIAMVAEAKPVIIECGIEQGFKLLPAQLEAAINSKTKLVMFNSPSNPTGAVYSLDELKALGEVLLKHPHVLVATDDMYEHVNLTGEKFHNILNAAPGLKDRCIVLNGVSKAYSMTGWRIGYAAGPAYIIKAMEILQSQSTSNPTSISQYAAEAALSGSQDCIKPMVAAFRERHKYVVNRFNAMPGLSCLMAGGAFYAFPDARQAIANLHQAGKIKETTDMALAEYLLEEHNVAVVPGSAFGAEGYFRISFATSMENLREALDRIEHALKV, from the coding sequence TTGAACCAAGCTGCTGCCAACGTGCTGTCCGCACGCGTGTTATCCATTAAAGAATCGCCCACCCTGGCCATTACAGCCAAAGCGGCCAAATACAAGTCTGAGGGCCGCCCTATCATAGGCCTGGCGGCAGGCGAACCTGATTTTGACACGCCACAACATATTAAAGATGCAGCTAAGGCAGCGATTGACGCCGGGTACACCAAATATACCCCTGTGAGCGGGATTCCCGCCCTCAAAAAAGCCATCGTCAACAAATTCAAAAACGAAAATGGCTTTGATTACGCAGCCAATGAAGTGATTGTTGGCGTCGGCGGCAAACAAACCATTTTCAATCTGTGTCTGGCGGTGTTAAACCCAGGCGACGAAGTCATCGTGCCTGCCCCCTACTGGGTGAGCTATGCCGACATTGCCATGGTCGCAGAGGCAAAACCGGTGATTATCGAATGCGGGATTGAGCAAGGCTTTAAACTACTGCCCGCGCAACTCGAAGCAGCAATCAACAGCAAAACCAAACTGGTGATGTTTAACTCACCTTCCAACCCAACCGGCGCAGTCTATAGCCTGGACGAGCTCAAGGCGCTGGGCGAGGTGCTGCTCAAACATCCACATGTGCTGGTCGCAACTGATGACATGTATGAACACGTCAACCTGACCGGCGAAAAATTCCACAACATCCTCAATGCCGCGCCAGGCCTCAAAGACCGCTGCATTGTGCTCAATGGGGTGTCCAAAGCTTACTCCATGACCGGCTGGCGTATCGGTTATGCCGCAGGCCCGGCCTACATCATCAAGGCGATGGAAATCCTGCAAAGCCAATCCACCAGCAACCCGACCTCAATTTCGCAATATGCGGCCGAGGCAGCATTAAGTGGTTCTCAGGACTGCATCAAGCCCATGGTCGCGGCCTTCCGCGAACGCCATAAATATGTGGTTAACCGCTTTAATGCAATGCCAGGCTTGAGCTGCCTGATGGCGGGCGGTGCGTTCTACGCCTTCCCGGATGCACGCCAAGCCATTGCCAACCTGCACCAGGCTGGCAAAATCAAGGAAACCACCGATATGGCGCTGGCAGAATACCTGCTTGAAGAGCACAATGTCGCCGTGGTCCCAGGCTCTGCGTTTGGCGCAGAAGGCTACTTCCGCATCTCGTTTGCCACCAGCATGGAAAACTTACGCGAAGCATTAGACCGCATCGAGCACGCACTTAAGGTTTAA